The window CCCCTACCCTTGGTAGTCCTCCGGTAATATCCCGCGTCTTGGTCGTAACTCTTGATATCTTACCTAAGACATCTCCCGGATAGACATAAGCTCCATCTTCTATTTCTAAACTTAAGCCGGTTTGTAAGGGAACTATCTCAACGGCTTTATTCGGTTTAATTAGCTTGAACTGAGGTTGCAGTTTTCTATCTTTTGATTCGATGATCGTAGTCTCTCGTTTACCGATCTGTTCGTTAAACTCTTCTCTGTATGTTACGTCTTTGATCAGATTTTCAAATTGAATATGACCTTCAGCAGTAGCAATCAGAGGGTTATTATAGGGATCCCAAGAGAAGAGCTTAAAATCCTTCACTACGCTTTCACCGTCCCTGACAAAGATCGTTGCGGCGTATTCAACCTTATACTCATCCAGAACTGTTTTACCATCTTCTGCTAATAACTGGATCTTACCGAGTTTACTTATTGAGATCAACTCACCTGTCTTAGTAGTAACAGTATTCATTCTCTTGAACTTTATGATCCCATCCACAGAAGCTGAAACCTCAGCAGATTCAATGTCTGTACTGGCTGCTCCTCCGATGTGGAAGGTTCTTAAGGTAAGCTGTGTTCCCGGTTCGCCTATGCTTTGGGCAGCTATGATCCCGACAGGTTCTCCAATAAATACCGGTTTCTGAGTTGCCAGATTTCTGCCGTAACATTTTGCGCAAATACCTTTTTTCGCTTCGCAGGTGACTACCGACCTGATCTTCACAGAAACAACGCCATGTTTCTGGACTTTTCTCGCTGCTTCATTGGTGATCTCTTCACCCGCACTGATTAGCAGCTTTCCTGTTATCGGATCATTAACATCTTCCAGAGCTGTTCTACCCTGAATTCTTTCAGCTAAAGATACCACTACCTCTAAACCTTCTTTTATGGCTGAGACTTCCAGACCCTCGATTGTACCACAATCTTCCTGCAATATAATTGCATTCTGGGCAACATCAACTAAACGACGCGTCAAATAACCGGCATCTGCTGTTTTCAGAGCTGTATCTGCCAAACCTTTTCTGGCACCATGAGTAGAAATAAAATACTCCAACACGGTCAGACCTTCTTTGAAGTTCGATTTGATCGGGGTATCAATAACTTCTGCTTTTTCTGAACCGGTCTTTGTTGGTTTATCCATTAATCCACGCATACCGCCTAACTGCTTGATCTGATCCTTACCACCTCTGGCACCGGATAGATACATCATATGGATTGAATTAAAACCGCCCTGATCTACAACTAATTCCTCCATTAGGGCTTCTGTTACTTTTTCAGTAACATTCTTCCATCTATCGATAACCCTTTGAGATTTCTCTCCTTCGGTGATCAAACCCTTATTGTAATTATCAATAATATTCTTGATAATCTCTTCTTCGGCTTGGATCAACTTTTCCTTTTTCTTTGGTATAATAATGTCACTGGCACTGAATGTTACTCCTGCTTTAGTCGCATATTTAAATCCCATGTCTTTCAGATCATCCAGAAATTTCGCTGTAATAAACTGACCAACTGATTCAAAACACATCATCGCGACATCATTGAGTTTACCCTTATCAAATGTGTTGTTCTGGAAAGGGACTTCTTCGGGGATGATCTGGTTGAATAGTACCCTACCAACTGTCGTGAGTGTCCTTTTGCCATCTATCATTACATTGATCCAAGTATGAATATCAAGCTTTCTGTTCTCTTTTACGTTTACCGGCACAAAATTCTTATAATTATGCTTTACTTCTTCACTCTCATAAGCTAATAAAACCTCATTCGTATTATAGAATGTTCTGAGTTTACTTGTATCTTCAGGCTCTTTATCCAAGGTCATAGTCAGATAATAACATCCGAGAACAATATCCTGGCTGGCAACCATAGCCAGCTTACCATTGGCTGGCAGTAATAAATTACGAGAGGCAAGCATAAGCACTTTCGCTTCCATCTGTGCTTCATGAGAGAGGGGTACGTGCACAGCCATTTGGTCACCGTCAAAGTCAGCATTAAATGGTGTACAAACCATCGGGTGTAGCTCGATTGCTTTATTCTCGGTCAGAATTGGTTGAAATGCCTGAATACCCAGTTTATGAAGAGTCGGGGCTCTGTTCAATAACACCGGATAATCTTGAATAACCTCTTCTAATATCTTCCAGATCTCCGGCTGTTTCTTATCAACAAGTTTTCTGGCACTCTTTGTCTTTTCGATCTCACCGTCACGTTCTAACTTCTCAATAATGAATGGCTTAAATAGTTCAACTGCCATCTCTTTGGGAAGCCCAACCTGATTGATCTTCAGATCTGGTCCGACCGTAATTACTGATCTTCCTGAATAATCGACCCTCTTTCCAAGTAGATTCTGACGAAATCTACCTTGCTTACCGGTAAGCTGATCAGTAAGAGATTTCAAGGGTCTATTCCCTCTCCCCTTGACTGGTCTTGTCTTTCGTGAATTATCAATTAAGGCATCTACTGCTTCCTGCAACATTCTTTTCTCGTTACGAAGTATGACTTCCGGTGCTCTGATCTCGATCAACTGCCTTAATCTGTTGTTTCTTGTAATCACTCTTCGATAAAGATCATTAAAGTCAGCCGTAGCGAAACGGCCACCTTCAAGTGGAACTAAAGGTCTCAAGATCGGAGGCAAAACCGGCAAAACTTCCAAGATCATCCAAGAGGGATTATTACCCGACTTCAGGAAAGCATCAACTATCTTTAGTTTCTTAATCGCTTTCTGTTTCTTGATTGCTGAAGTTTCCATCTTGATCATGGTACGCAGGTTCATCGCTTCAGCTTCCAGATCCAGATCGTCGAGGAGAATCTTGATCGCCTCTGCGCCCATCATCGCTACAAAATCGTCATCATAACTATCACGTTCTTTATAGTAGTCATCTATATCAATCAGATCTTTCTTTTCATAGTTTGTATGACCAGGGTCAAGTACAATATATGATTCGTAATATAGCACCCTTTCCAGTTTCTTGATACTGATATCCAGCAAGGTTCCTATTTTACTCGGCATACTCTTAATGAACCAGAAATGAGCTACAGGAACTGCCAGCTCTATATGTCCCATTCTTACTCTTCTGACCCTTGATGTAGTAACTTCCACACCGCATCTGTCACAAACAGTATTCTGAAATCTCTTTTTCTTATACTTACCGCAACTACATTCATAGTCCTTCTCGGGTCCGAAAATCCTTTCACAGAATAGACCATCTTTTTCTGGTCTAAGTGTACGATAGTTCAGAGTATCGGGCTTGACAACTTCTCCGTAAGACCATTCTCTGATAGCTTCCGGAGAGGCAATCCTGATCCTTACATTATCGTAATGTTCTATCTTTTTTTCTCTTTTTATTTCTCTAATCACTTAATGTAACCTCCTGTAATAATCGGTTGAAGGTTTGAAATAACTTTATTATTCATGATTTGATAACTCTTTGTCGGTCAGAAACTCGATATTAAAGCAGAGAGATTTCAATTCACTGACCAGAACATTGAAAGATTCCGGAACACCTGGTTTGGAAGGATTTTGACCATTTGTAATTGCCTTAAAAGCACTTGTTCTGCCATCAACATCATCAGATTTGATGGTAAGCATCTCTTCAAGTATTCTTGATGCTCCATAAGCTTCCAGAGCCCAAACTTCCATTTCACCTAATCTCTGTCCACCGTGTTGTGCCTTACCACCTAATGGTTGTTGAGTTATTAAGGAGTAAGGTCCTGTTGAGCGAGCATGGATCTTATCTTCTATCAGGTGATTTAGCTTCATCATATAGATCACACCGACTGTCACTCTTTCTCTGAAAGGTTCACCGGTCTTGCCATCAAACAGGATCTGTTTTCCGTCGAGAGGAAGTTTTGCTTTTTTCATCTCTTTTTCAATATCTTCGAGAGAGGCACCATCAAACACAGGAGTTTCCACTTCAAACCCTAACAATCTGGCAGCCATTCCGAGGTGAGTTTCCATGATCTGTCCGATATTCATACGCGACGGTACACCGAGCGGATTAAGAATGATCTCTACCGGGGTTCCGTCTTCCATGAACGGCATATCTTCGATAGGAGCGATTTTTGAGATCACACCTTTGTTTCCATGTCTTCCGGCAAGTTTATCACCCACCTGGATCTTTCTCTTTTTTGCGATATAAACCTTAACCATTTTATGGACCCCGTAAGGAAGTTCATCTCCATGTCTCAGACGTTCTTTTTCCTTTTTAAAGATGTTATCACTCTCTTCGGTTGCATTTTTTACTTTCAGAATGATATTGTTGAAGATCTGCTGATTCTTTTCTGAACTTTCTACTAATTCATAATCAATACTCAATTTTTTGAAATTGATCTTCACCAGGTCTTCTTTAGTGATCTTCTTCCCTGAAGGGATAAAGAAACGGTTATCTTTGGCATCCATAATATTCTTGGCTTTTTCGCCCAAGAGATATTTTTTGAGGTTGGTTTCCAAGAAGTTATCAATTCTTTTCTTTCGTTCGGTATGTTCCTGTTTGAGTTTATTAAGGATATCTTTCTTATCTGTTTCGAAATCTGTAATATCTTCCTGTTTCTTGAAAACTTTGACATCGATAACGACCCCTTCCATACCCGGTTTAGCTTTTAACGAGCTATCGGTAAAGTTACCTGCTCTATCACCAAAAAGTGCTCGCATCAGATTCTCTTCCGGAGAGGGATCAATATCGACACTCTTCGGTGTGATCTTACCAACGATTATATCACCCGGTTTTATCACCGATCCGACTCTTACAATACCGGTTTTATCAAGATTTCGCAGCGCATGAATCGGTACATTAGGAATATCATAAGCGAGTTCTTCCCGCCCATTCTTGACCTGTCTTACCAAAACTTCCTGAACTTCGATATAGATTGAGGTCAGTTTATCTTCCCGGGCAACACTCTCACTCAGGATGATAGCATCTTCATAATTATAACCGTACCAAGGCATGAAGGCAACTAAGAGGTTTTGTCCCAAAGCGAGTTTGTCACCATAGATAGAAGGTCCGTCAGAAATTGGATCTCCGCTCTTAACTTTATCACCAACTTTAACGATCGGTCTCTGATTCATACATGTATCTTGATTAGAGCGGTAGAATTTTTTCAGATAGACTCGATTTTCTGTATGGATATCTAGAGATTCTTCGCTTTCATCGATCTTTCTCAGATCAATATAGGCAGATGTTACCTTTTCAACAACAGCATCATACGGTGCCACGGCTGCAGCACCACTGTCACGGGCAACCACCTGCTCCATACCTGTACCAACTACCGGAGCTGCCGGATTAAGTAAAGGAACGGCTTGGCGTTGCATGTTCGAGCCCATAAGTGCTCTGTTGGCATCGTCATGTTCAAGGAATGGTATCAAAGAAGCAGAGACAGAAACGATCTGCTGCGGTGATACATCTATATATTCAACTTTATCGGGGTTAACTAAGATATACTCTTCACCCTCTTTCGCAAAAACTTGTTCATCTTTGATCCGTAGGTCTTTACCTACATTAACATCAGCTTGAGCAATAATAAAATGTTCTTCATCACCGGCATCTAAATAATCCACCTGATTAGTGATCTTACCATTAACGACTTTGATGTACGGGGTTTCCAAAAAACCGAGCTTGTTGACCCGCGAATAGATAGCAGGTGAAGAGATCAAACCAATGTTCGGTCCTTCAGGCGTTTCAATAGGGCATATTCTTCCATAGTGAGAATGATGAACGTCTCTGACCTCAAAGCCGGCTCTTTCCCGGGTTAACCCCCCCGGACCCAAGGCAGACAATCTTCTTTTATGCGTAATAGCAGCTAAAGGATTAGTTTGCTCCATAAACTGAGAAAGCTGTCCGGTAAGAAAGAATGCCTGTATTACACCTATAAGGGCAGAACTGTTGATCAGATCGCTCACGGTAACTTCATCGGGATTAGTAATTGACATGCGTTCTATAGCTATCCGTGATACCCTTGCTAAGCCGTTGGCATATTCATCTTCCAGCAGTTCACCTATAGTTCTGATCCGTCTATTGGCTAAATTATCAATATCATCAATATCGTCCTTACCACGATATATAGCGATCATTTTTTCAATGATGGCAATAATATCCTCTTTGGTCAGGATACAAAAATCTTCTGGGATATCCAGATTCAAATGTTTATTGAGTTTGTAGCGACCGACTTCTCCCAGGTTATATCTCTTCTCATCAAAGAACATTCTGTTCACTAAAGATACGGCTGCCTCCATAGTCGGTTCTTCACCCGGTCTGATCAGATTATAGATTTTTTTGACAGCTTCTTCTTCGTTGACTGTCGAGTCCTTAGCAATGGTCTTTTCAATGATCTTTCGGTGAACTTCTGACTCGGAAGCAATGATCTTAACCTTTTTATATCCCGATTCACGCAGATCGTCAATATTCTCATCGGTTACTTTTTCCCAGCAGGAGATGATCACAGAGCCATTTTCTTTATCAATGACATCTTCTGCCAAGAACTCACCTTTAGCTTGCTCTATGATGACTTTTTTTGTTTTATAAAAATGTTCTCTGATCTCATGATTTGTTGAAAGCCCGATACAACGCAAGAGAACAGAAACCGGCAACTTCCTTCTCTTATCAATGTGAACATACATTGTATCGTTAACATCCATACTGAATTCCAACCAGGAACCTTTATAGGGTATGATAGTCGCTGAGATAAGCGATTTCCCGCTAGGATGTCTCTCCTCTTCAAAGAAAGCACCGGGAGAGCGATGCAACTGGCTGATGATCACCCGTTCAGCACCATTGATTATGAATGTTCCTTCATCAGTTATCAGTGGGATCTCACCCAGATAGACGTCATTCTCAATGATCTCTTTAACTACTTTTTCACCGGTCTCTTTTAAAATATCTTCGTCATATTTAGTGAGCTTCATCTTAGCTCTGATCGGTGACTGATAGGAAAGATTTCTTTCAATACATTCCTCTTTGGCATATTTTTCCTTGAGCACTCTGTATTCAATAAACTCAAGCAAATAATATCCTTTTGTATCCTCTATAGGGAACAGCGTATTAAAAACAGATTGTAACCCGATATTTTTTCGCAACTGCGGATGAATATCTTTCTGTAGAAATCGATCATAGGATTCGATCTGTATTGCCAGAAGATTAGGTATCTCCACTGCCGGAATACCGGAATCTTCAATCGTCTTCTTCAAACGGGAATAACTTTTGATACTTTTCAAAAGCGTTTCTCCTTATGGTTTAGCGGTTAGATTAATTCCAAAGCATCTTATTTGACTTTTTTCTTCACATTTTCGTAACATAGATTATTTTAGGCACCATCTTGCTTATCTTCGCCCTTAGCTCTTCGCTGCAAAATGACAAAAGATCACCTTTCACCAAGATTGTAAGCTTCATCGAGGGAGTATTCAATTTTGGTGAAGGGGATCTTTTGCTTTACTAAAGCTATTTGATCTCAGCAGTGGCTCCTGCTTCTTCCAATTTCTTCTTTACGGTTTCGGCTTCCTCTTTTGATACATTCTCTACAACCGGTTTTGGACAAGTATCAACTAATTCTTTTGCCTCTTTCAAACCTAATTGAGTTATCTCTCTGATAACTTTTATAGTCTGTATCTTCTTATCACCGGCACCGGTAAGGTTAACAGTGAATTCCGTCTTTTCTTCTGCTTGTTCTGCTGCTGCCGGAGCTGCTGGAGCTGCAACCGGAGCTGCTGCTGACACACCAAACAAATCTTCCAATTCTTTGACCAATTCTGACAGTTCCATAACTGTCATCTCTTTAATAATATCAATAACCTGTTGTTTTTTATCACTCATTTTTTCCTCCAAATTTATATGATTTTTTTCCTAACACCTTGTCACCATTGTTACCTTGTCACTCTGTCACCTTGTCACCATTGTTACCTTGTCACTCTGTCACCTTGTCATTTACCGCTTAGCGATCGCATCGACAGCGTAGACAAATTTATTGGTCACAGCTTTCAAAGTATAGACAAAATTAGCCATTGGCGCATTAAAACCACTGAGCATCATCGCAATCAGTTGTTCTTTTGCCGGTAGTTTTGCTAATCTTTCCAGTTCCTCTTTATTATACAGTTTACCATCAACATATCCGACCTTAAAAGTCGGAAATGATTTATCTGCCATGACCTCTTTGATAAATTCCGCAATACCTCTTGCCGGAGCAATTTCATCAACTTTGGAAACTGCCACCGAGGTTGGTCCCACTAATGCCTCATCCAGATCAGAGATCCCCAGCAAGTTAAGAGCCCTTTTAATAAAACTGTTCTTGGAGACGAAATAATCAACCTGTTTATTTCTCATGCGGTTTCTCAGATTATCTACCTCTTCAATATTGATCCCTTTGAAATCTATCAAAACGATCGCTTTGGCATCTTTTAGTCGTTCTGTCAGGTCTTGCACTTTGTTTACTTTTAGTTCATTCGCCATTATCTTCCCCTTATTTCTTTGCTTCCACAGAGGTATTGGCGACATTTAGCCGGATACCCGGACCCATTGTTGAGGTTATAGCCATACTCTTGATGTATTGCCCTTTAACAGTCGCCGGTCTGTCTCTTAAGATCGAACTGACCATGGTTAATATATTCTCTTTCAGATTCTCTTTGGCAAAGCTCATTTTACCCACAGGAACATGAATATTGGAGAATTTATCAACCCGGTAAGCTATCTTACCCGATTTTGATTCCTCTACTGCCTTACCGACATCCATAGTTACCGTCCCAACTTTCGGATTGGGCATTAATCCTCTGGGACCCAATACTTTACCCAATTTACCGATCTTACCCATCAGATTAGGGGTTGCGATCACGATATCAAAATCAAACCAGCCACCGGTTATCTTTTCCA is drawn from Candidatus Cloacimonadota bacterium and contains these coding sequences:
- the rpoC gene encoding DNA-directed RNA polymerase subunit beta', translating into MIREIKREKKIEHYDNVRIRIASPEAIREWSYGEVVKPDTLNYRTLRPEKDGLFCERIFGPEKDYECSCGKYKKKRFQNTVCDRCGVEVTTSRVRRVRMGHIELAVPVAHFWFIKSMPSKIGTLLDISIKKLERVLYYESYIVLDPGHTNYEKKDLIDIDDYYKERDSYDDDFVAMMGAEAIKILLDDLDLEAEAMNLRTMIKMETSAIKKQKAIKKLKIVDAFLKSGNNPSWMILEVLPVLPPILRPLVPLEGGRFATADFNDLYRRVITRNNRLRQLIEIRAPEVILRNEKRMLQEAVDALIDNSRKTRPVKGRGNRPLKSLTDQLTGKQGRFRQNLLGKRVDYSGRSVITVGPDLKINQVGLPKEMAVELFKPFIIEKLERDGEIEKTKSARKLVDKKQPEIWKILEEVIQDYPVLLNRAPTLHKLGIQAFQPILTENKAIELHPMVCTPFNADFDGDQMAVHVPLSHEAQMEAKVLMLASRNLLLPANGKLAMVASQDIVLGCYYLTMTLDKEPEDTSKLRTFYNTNEVLLAYESEEVKHNYKNFVPVNVKENRKLDIHTWINVMIDGKRTLTTVGRVLFNQIIPEEVPFQNNTFDKGKLNDVAMMCFESVGQFITAKFLDDLKDMGFKYATKAGVTFSASDIIIPKKKEKLIQAEEEIIKNIIDNYNKGLITEGEKSQRVIDRWKNVTEKVTEALMEELVVDQGGFNSIHMMYLSGARGGKDQIKQLGGMRGLMDKPTKTGSEKAEVIDTPIKSNFKEGLTVLEYFISTHGARKGLADTALKTADAGYLTRRLVDVAQNAIILQEDCGTIEGLEVSAIKEGLEVVVSLAERIQGRTALEDVNDPITGKLLISAGEEITNEAARKVQKHGVVSVKIRSVVTCEAKKGICAKCYGRNLATQKPVFIGEPVGIIAAQSIGEPGTQLTLRTFHIGGAASTDIESAEVSASVDGIIKFKRMNTVTTKTGELISISKLGKIQLLAEDGKTVLDEYKVEYAATIFVRDGESVVKDFKLFSWDPYNNPLIATAEGHIQFENLIKDVTYREEFNEQIGKRETTIIESKDRKLQPQFKLIKPNKAVEIVPLQTGLSLEIEDGAYVYPGDVLGKISRVTTKTRDITGGLPRVGDLFEARIPKEKAIITEITGKVRIGDLTKLGRTIFVIAETGEEKKYIIPPGKRLVVHQGDFIENGDPLSDGPLDPHDILAAKGIKAAQMLILNEIQEIYRKQGVKIDDKHLGVIIRQMFKKVKIVDPGHTYFLEGDLVDKNDVLAENMKIEEEGGSGATYEQVLLGITKASLHTDSWLSAASFQETTKILTQASIEGKIDQLEGLKESIILGHRVPVGTGSKHYNNIVNKAVEEGKTIAEIVREIAHQQEKKEAEDILNF
- the rpoB gene encoding DNA-directed RNA polymerase subunit beta: MKSIKSYSRLKKTIEDSGIPAVEIPNLLAIQIESYDRFLQKDIHPQLRKNIGLQSVFNTLFPIEDTKGYYLLEFIEYRVLKEKYAKEECIERNLSYQSPIRAKMKLTKYDEDILKETGEKVVKEIIENDVYLGEIPLITDEGTFIINGAERVIISQLHRSPGAFFEEERHPSGKSLISATIIPYKGSWLEFSMDVNDTMYVHIDKRRKLPVSVLLRCIGLSTNHEIREHFYKTKKVIIEQAKGEFLAEDVIDKENGSVIISCWEKVTDENIDDLRESGYKKVKIIASESEVHRKIIEKTIAKDSTVNEEEAVKKIYNLIRPGEEPTMEAAVSLVNRMFFDEKRYNLGEVGRYKLNKHLNLDIPEDFCILTKEDIIAIIEKMIAIYRGKDDIDDIDNLANRRIRTIGELLEDEYANGLARVSRIAIERMSITNPDEVTVSDLINSSALIGVIQAFFLTGQLSQFMEQTNPLAAITHKRRLSALGPGGLTRERAGFEVRDVHHSHYGRICPIETPEGPNIGLISSPAIYSRVNKLGFLETPYIKVVNGKITNQVDYLDAGDEEHFIIAQADVNVGKDLRIKDEQVFAKEGEEYILVNPDKVEYIDVSPQQIVSVSASLIPFLEHDDANRALMGSNMQRQAVPLLNPAAPVVGTGMEQVVARDSGAAAVAPYDAVVEKVTSAYIDLRKIDESEESLDIHTENRVYLKKFYRSNQDTCMNQRPIVKVGDKVKSGDPISDGPSIYGDKLALGQNLLVAFMPWYGYNYEDAIILSESVAREDKLTSIYIEVQEVLVRQVKNGREELAYDIPNVPIHALRNLDKTGIVRVGSVIKPGDIIVGKITPKSVDIDPSPEENLMRALFGDRAGNFTDSSLKAKPGMEGVVIDVKVFKKQEDITDFETDKKDILNKLKQEHTERKKRIDNFLETNLKKYLLGEKAKNIMDAKDNRFFIPSGKKITKEDLVKINFKKLSIDYELVESSEKNQQIFNNIILKVKNATEESDNIFKKEKERLRHGDELPYGVHKMVKVYIAKKRKIQVGDKLAGRHGNKGVISKIAPIEDMPFMEDGTPVEIILNPLGVPSRMNIGQIMETHLGMAARLLGFEVETPVFDGASLEDIEKEMKKAKLPLDGKQILFDGKTGEPFRERVTVGVIYMMKLNHLIEDKIHARSTGPYSLITQQPLGGKAQHGGQRLGEMEVWALEAYGASRILEEMLTIKSDDVDGRTSAFKAITNGQNPSKPGVPESFNVLVSELKSLCFNIEFLTDKELSNHE
- the rplL gene encoding 50S ribosomal protein L7/L12; the protein is MSDKKQQVIDIIKEMTVMELSELVKELEDLFGVSAAAPVAAPAAPAAAEQAEEKTEFTVNLTGAGDKKIQTIKVIREITQLGLKEAKELVDTCPKPVVENVSKEEAETVKKKLEEAGATAEIK
- the rplJ gene encoding 50S ribosomal protein L10, which produces MANELKVNKVQDLTERLKDAKAIVLIDFKGINIEEVDNLRNRMRNKQVDYFVSKNSFIKRALNLLGISDLDEALVGPTSVAVSKVDEIAPARGIAEFIKEVMADKSFPTFKVGYVDGKLYNKEELERLAKLPAKEQLIAMMLSGFNAPMANFVYTLKAVTNKFVYAVDAIAKR
- the rplA gene encoding 50S ribosomal protein L1, whose amino-acid sequence is MRRSKRYKEAVSKIDRLRQYELEEAIGILKELPQAKFDETIELHMNLGVDPRKADQQIRNSIILPFGTGKKVRVLVFADGEKADEASRSGADYVGVDDLMEKITGGWFDFDIVIATPNLMGKIGKLGKVLGPRGLMPNPKVGTVTMDVGKAVEESKSGKIAYRVDKFSNIHVPVGKMSFAKENLKENILTMVSSILRDRPATVKGQYIKSMAITSTMGPGIRLNVANTSVEAKK